In one window of Henckelia pumila isolate YLH828 chromosome 1, ASM3356847v2, whole genome shotgun sequence DNA:
- the LOC140887087 gene encoding vesicle-associated protein 2-2-like isoform X2, whose product MKTQLVEILPREIKFIFEVKKQSSCTVHLTNATEQYVAFKVKTTSPKKYCVRPNVGIIKPRSTCDFVVTMQAQKSAPLELQCKDKFLIQSTVVPFGTTEEGITSDMFAKDSENYIEETKIRVVLTSAPNSPGKLPVHGIVNQEESHELLFPEEPHSPVLLPVNGISKQEPNNEQPVPEAKLLSGDENLPPLNMPIKKADAIKIVNNMVESISPKVKDSMKSVPAKSEEFYPDRNDESKQAKNVEAMELKLTTDIKELQLKISSLDSKLIEADCTILKLKEEKMNTIRETETLRQELAMSRRKSGGRKVLVGFPPLFVCMVSLISLMIGFLFRA is encoded by the exons ATGAAAACGCAGCTTGTAGAGATTTTGCCTCGGGAAATTAAATTCATAT TTGAGGTGAAGAAACAGAGTTCATGCACTGTTCACCTTACCAATGCCACCGAACAGTATGTAGCTTTCAAG GTGAAGACAACATCACCTAAAAAGTACTGTGTGAGACCTAATGTCGGTATAATCAAGCCAAGGTCTACATGTGATTTCGTAG TCACAATGCAAGCTCAGAAATCCGCTCCCCTTGAGTTGCAATGCAAGGACAAATTTCTGATTCAGAGTACAGTGGTGCCATTTGGCACAACGGAAGAGGGGATTACATCTGACATG TTTGCAAAAGATAGTGAAAATTATATCGAAGAGACGAAGATCCGGGTTGTTCTTACTAGTGCGCCCAATTCACCCGGCAAGCTACCAGTTCATGGAATTGTCAATCAAGAAGAATCTCACGAGCTTTTGTTCCCAGAAGAACCCCATTCTCCTGTTCTGCTGCCAGTTAATGGAATTTCTAAGCAAGAGCCAAATAATGAGCAGCCAGTGCCAGAGGCTAAATTGCTGTCTGGAGATGAGAATTTACCACCTCTTAATATG CCAATTAAGAAAGCGGATGCAATCAAGATTGTTAATAACATGGTAGAGTCTATATCACCAAAGGTTAAGGACAGTATGAAGTCAGTTCCTGCAAAGAGTGAGGAGTTCTACCCTGATAGGAATGACGAATCAAAACAAGCTAAAAACGTGGAAGCAATGGAGTTGAAGCTAACAACTGATATCAAGGAGTTACAGTTGAAGATTAGTTCCTTGGATTCAAAGCTAATTGAG GCTGATTGCACCATTTTGAAGCtaaaagaagaaaagatgaatACCATTCGTGAGACGGAAACCCTAAGGCAAGAATTG GCAATGTCAAGGAGAAAGAGCGGCGGAAGAAAAGTTCTAGTTGGTTTCCCACCACTCTTTGTATGCATGGTATCTCTGATTAGTCTGATGATAGGCTTCTTGTTTCGAGCTTAG
- the LOC140887087 gene encoding vesicle-associated protein 2-2-like isoform X1: protein MKTQLVEILPREIKFIFEVKKQSSCTVHLTNATEQYVAFKVKTTSPKKYCVRPNVGIIKPRSTCDFVVTMQAQKSAPLELQCKDKFLIQSTVVPFGTTEEGITSDMFAKDSENYIEETKIRVVLTSAPNSPGKLPVHGIVNQEESHELLFPEEPHSPVLLPVNGISKQEPNNEQPVPEAKLLSGDENLPPLNMVQPIKKADAIKIVNNMVESISPKVKDSMKSVPAKSEEFYPDRNDESKQAKNVEAMELKLTTDIKELQLKISSLDSKLIEADCTILKLKEEKMNTIRETETLRQELAMSRRKSGGRKVLVGFPPLFVCMVSLISLMIGFLFRA from the exons ATGAAAACGCAGCTTGTAGAGATTTTGCCTCGGGAAATTAAATTCATAT TTGAGGTGAAGAAACAGAGTTCATGCACTGTTCACCTTACCAATGCCACCGAACAGTATGTAGCTTTCAAG GTGAAGACAACATCACCTAAAAAGTACTGTGTGAGACCTAATGTCGGTATAATCAAGCCAAGGTCTACATGTGATTTCGTAG TCACAATGCAAGCTCAGAAATCCGCTCCCCTTGAGTTGCAATGCAAGGACAAATTTCTGATTCAGAGTACAGTGGTGCCATTTGGCACAACGGAAGAGGGGATTACATCTGACATG TTTGCAAAAGATAGTGAAAATTATATCGAAGAGACGAAGATCCGGGTTGTTCTTACTAGTGCGCCCAATTCACCCGGCAAGCTACCAGTTCATGGAATTGTCAATCAAGAAGAATCTCACGAGCTTTTGTTCCCAGAAGAACCCCATTCTCCTGTTCTGCTGCCAGTTAATGGAATTTCTAAGCAAGAGCCAAATAATGAGCAGCCAGTGCCAGAGGCTAAATTGCTGTCTGGAGATGAGAATTTACCACCTCTTAATATG GTGCAGCCAATTAAGAAAGCGGATGCAATCAAGATTGTTAATAACATGGTAGAGTCTATATCACCAAAGGTTAAGGACAGTATGAAGTCAGTTCCTGCAAAGAGTGAGGAGTTCTACCCTGATAGGAATGACGAATCAAAACAAGCTAAAAACGTGGAAGCAATGGAGTTGAAGCTAACAACTGATATCAAGGAGTTACAGTTGAAGATTAGTTCCTTGGATTCAAAGCTAATTGAG GCTGATTGCACCATTTTGAAGCtaaaagaagaaaagatgaatACCATTCGTGAGACGGAAACCCTAAGGCAAGAATTG GCAATGTCAAGGAGAAAGAGCGGCGGAAGAAAAGTTCTAGTTGGTTTCCCACCACTCTTTGTATGCATGGTATCTCTGATTAGTCTGATGATAGGCTTCTTGTTTCGAGCTTAG